A single window of Vibrio sp. SCSIO 43137 DNA harbors:
- a CDS encoding GlxA family transcriptional regulator yields MTNIATNSPPKHQVAILLFDGVVLTDALLPYETFSRATLPSGDPAYQVFFCGDAEMEDAECLSVQSGAGLEKLSQLSGTDTLIVPGVRGLDLPVQQLVIEAIRQHADKGGRVLSICTGAFVLAATGLLDHLQVTTHWKHAASLQERYPLTKVNPELLYIDSGQFLTSAGAIAGVDLCLYVVGLDLGNYACNELAKISVVQRHRSGGQKQFISHSSNETGDDKINQLLNWLESNLHENITVEQMASRVFMTSRTFNRKFKQALGVTPTVWVTQARVRYAQRLLETTTLSFEQIAEKVGFGSTTNFRRHFHQQLGTSPREYKKAFHYQPVC; encoded by the coding sequence ATGACAAATATCGCAACAAATTCGCCACCTAAACATCAAGTTGCCATCCTTCTTTTTGATGGTGTGGTACTAACGGACGCACTTCTACCCTATGAAACTTTTAGTCGGGCAACGCTGCCTAGTGGTGATCCTGCCTATCAGGTGTTTTTCTGCGGCGATGCAGAGATGGAAGATGCAGAGTGCCTCTCCGTTCAATCCGGAGCTGGCCTTGAAAAGTTATCTCAATTATCAGGGACAGACACTTTAATCGTGCCGGGAGTCAGGGGCTTGGATCTCCCTGTTCAGCAACTGGTAATAGAGGCCATTCGTCAACACGCTGACAAGGGCGGAAGAGTGCTTTCTATCTGCACCGGCGCCTTTGTGCTCGCAGCGACGGGGCTGCTCGACCACCTGCAGGTAACCACACACTGGAAGCATGCCGCATCCTTGCAGGAAAGGTATCCTCTCACCAAGGTCAACCCGGAGTTGCTGTATATAGACAGCGGGCAGTTTTTAACCTCTGCAGGCGCTATCGCGGGTGTGGATTTGTGCCTGTATGTTGTCGGGCTTGATTTGGGTAACTACGCCTGCAACGAGCTGGCAAAGATATCGGTGGTGCAAAGGCACCGTTCGGGAGGGCAAAAACAGTTTATTAGCCATAGCAGCAACGAAACCGGAGACGACAAAATTAACCAGCTTCTTAACTGGTTAGAGTCAAACTTACATGAAAATATCACTGTCGAGCAGATGGCAAGCCGGGTGTTTATGACTTCCCGCACCTTCAACAGAAAGTTTAAACAAGCACTGGGAGTGACGCCAACCGTATGGGTGACTCAGGCGAGAGTAAGATACGCTCAGCGGCTGCTGGAGACAACAACCCTCAGTTTCGAGCAGATAGCTGAGAAAGTCGGCTTTGGCTCCACAACAAACTTCCGCCGGCATTTCCATCAACAGTTAGGTACAAGCCCACGGGAGTATAAGAAGGCATTTCACTATCAGCCTGTCTGTTAG
- a CDS encoding HD domain-containing protein has translation MNPDLTLSKPKPTKFCILCHFIKGDIRTTAERTRDVVLRRKAPYVAPEHYTFPDSKACEEALKLVKQYSPEFLVNHSIRSYAFGLAMSHKVSKPVDKEVFFVGSIMHDIGLTEHAPQQHTFEVEGARVAREFSLKQGLSAERSDLIHEMVALHNSVGIAHKCDPEIALLHFGAGADVAGLWVHDIHKQTLNEVLDAYHDEGCKQGMAKLIQEQIERKPDSYMSTMVELGFLNKMAKNKLR, from the coding sequence ATGAATCCAGATTTGACCCTGTCAAAACCCAAACCGACCAAATTTTGCATACTTTGCCATTTTATTAAGGGGGATATCCGTACCACGGCAGAAAGGACCCGTGATGTTGTATTAAGGCGAAAAGCCCCTTATGTAGCACCGGAGCATTACACATTTCCGGACAGCAAAGCCTGCGAAGAGGCATTAAAACTGGTTAAACAGTACAGCCCTGAATTTCTGGTAAACCATAGCATACGAAGCTACGCCTTTGGTCTGGCAATGAGCCATAAAGTCAGCAAGCCGGTAGATAAAGAGGTCTTTTTTGTCGGTTCGATAATGCACGATATAGGCTTAACGGAACACGCTCCCCAGCAACATACCTTTGAAGTTGAAGGTGCCCGGGTGGCAAGAGAATTTTCACTAAAGCAGGGGCTTTCGGCTGAGCGATCAGATTTGATCCACGAAATGGTGGCTCTGCATAACTCTGTCGGCATCGCACATAAGTGTGATCCTGAAATCGCCTTACTGCATTTTGGCGCTGGAGCCGATGTAGCTGGCTTGTGGGTGCACGATATCCATAAACAGACCCTGAATGAAGTGCTGGACGCTTACCATGATGAAGGGTGTAAACAGGGCATGGCAAAGCTGATACAGGAGCAGATAGAGCGTAAGCCGGATAGCTATATGTCGACCATGGTGGAGCTTGGCTTTTTAAATAAGATGGCCAAAAACAAATTGCGTTAA